A part of Leifsonia xyli subsp. xyli str. CTCB07 genomic DNA contains:
- the upp gene encoding uracil phosphoribosyltransferase, whose protein sequence is MRVHVADHPLITHKLSVLRNKETPAPTFRALTEELVTLLAYEATRAVRVEPVEIETPVTSTRGVTISEPRPLVVPILRAGLGMLEGMVSLMPTAEVGFLGMARNEETFEPTTYAERLPMDLSERQCFVLDPMLATGGSLGAAIDFLFKRNAVDVTAICILAAPEGLAALEKATEGRDVTIVLGALDERLNENGYIVPGLGDAGDRLYGTV, encoded by the coding sequence ATGCGAGTGCATGTTGCGGACCACCCCCTGATCACTCACAAACTCTCTGTGCTCCGCAACAAGGAGACACCGGCTCCGACATTCCGGGCGCTCACGGAAGAGCTCGTGACCTTGCTCGCCTACGAGGCGACGCGCGCGGTCCGGGTCGAGCCCGTCGAGATCGAGACGCCGGTCACCTCCACGAGGGGGGTGACCATCAGCGAGCCGCGGCCTCTGGTCGTCCCCATCCTGCGCGCCGGGCTCGGGATGCTGGAGGGCATGGTGAGCCTCATGCCGACCGCCGAGGTCGGGTTCCTCGGCATGGCCCGCAATGAGGAGACGTTCGAGCCGACCACTTACGCCGAGCGCCTCCCGATGGACCTCTCCGAACGCCAGTGCTTCGTGCTCGACCCGATGCTCGCCACCGGCGGCTCGCTCGGCGCGGCGATCGACTTCCTCTTCAAGCGCAATGCGGTGGATGTCACCGCCATCTGCATCCTCGCGGCCCCAGAGGGCCTGGCGGCGCTGGAGAAGGCGACGGAGGGGCGGGATGTGACCATCGTCCTGGGGGCGCTGGACGAGCGCCTCAACGAGAACGGCTACATCGTTCCCGGCCTGGGCGACGCCGGGGACCGGTTGTACGGCACCGTTTAG
- a CDS encoding GntR family transcriptional regulator — MPLPVKDSAPVERQLLRDVVYNRLYEGILDGTLEPGETLLDEKLTTWLGVSRTPIREALMKLADIGLVEMAPNRYTRVAPIDLRAIDEAVYTSGLLHEYAARTAVSTLDNAAIGRLEKALKQVKKTAKSGQAPALGQALNDFFLEFGRDSHNQALLAISEGLGPQLLRYVSVWHLPFATEDIAERVAEIFDAAKAKDADRTGELIKTLFEPTYDQFVADYRRTHAEIDEAPII, encoded by the coding sequence ATGCCGCTTCCCGTGAAGGACAGCGCGCCCGTCGAGCGTCAGCTCCTGCGCGACGTCGTCTACAACCGCCTCTACGAGGGCATCCTGGATGGCACGCTCGAGCCGGGTGAGACCCTGCTCGACGAGAAGCTCACCACCTGGCTGGGCGTCTCACGCACCCCCATCCGCGAAGCCCTGATGAAACTCGCCGACATCGGCCTGGTGGAGATGGCGCCGAACCGGTACACCCGGGTCGCCCCGATCGACCTGCGCGCGATCGACGAGGCCGTCTACACGTCCGGACTGCTGCACGAATACGCCGCCCGAACGGCGGTGTCCACGCTCGACAACGCCGCGATCGGCCGCCTCGAGAAGGCGCTGAAACAGGTCAAGAAGACGGCGAAATCCGGGCAGGCCCCCGCGCTCGGTCAGGCGCTCAACGACTTCTTCCTGGAGTTCGGGCGCGACAGCCACAACCAGGCGCTGCTTGCGATCAGCGAAGGTCTGGGCCCGCAGCTGCTGCGCTATGTGTCGGTGTGGCATCTTCCGTTCGCCACGGAGGACATCGCGGAGCGGGTCGCCGAGATCTTCGACGCGGCCAAAGCCAAAGACGCCGACAGGACCGGCGAACTCATCAAAACGCTCTTCGAGCCCACGTATGACCAGTTCGTCGCCGACTACCGGCGAACGCACGCGGAAATCGACGAGGCGCCGATCATCTGA
- a CDS encoding glutaredoxin family protein produces the protein MPPAYRLLALIGKPGCHLCDDARRVVAAVVAGLPEDAPAVTVEEHDILRDPVLHEKYVEEIPVVLIDGRMHTFWRVDPARLRTALLEDR, from the coding sequence GTGCCTCCCGCTTACCGCCTCCTCGCCCTCATCGGCAAACCCGGGTGCCACCTCTGCGATGATGCCCGCCGTGTCGTCGCAGCGGTGGTGGCGGGCCTGCCGGAGGACGCTCCGGCCGTCACGGTCGAAGAACACGACATCCTGCGGGACCCCGTTCTGCACGAGAAGTACGTCGAGGAGATCCCGGTCGTTCTGATCGACGGCCGGATGCACACTTTCTGGCGCGTCGATCCCGCGCGCCTGCGCACCGCACTCCTGGAGGACCGATGA
- a CDS encoding Dabb family protein has translation MTIRHVVMLKLATEDPSERAEQVARIKAGIESLPAVVPEILSFEVGINALFSGENHDVVLIGDFADAEALQRYVDAPAHREIAGYIRTVVRGRSAVDFEL, from the coding sequence ATGACCATCCGCCACGTCGTCATGTTGAAGCTCGCGACCGAGGACCCGTCCGAGCGGGCCGAGCAGGTCGCGCGAATCAAGGCGGGCATCGAGTCGCTGCCTGCGGTGGTGCCGGAGATCCTGAGCTTCGAGGTCGGGATCAACGCCCTGTTCTCCGGGGAGAATCACGATGTCGTCCTCATCGGCGACTTCGCGGACGCGGAGGCATTGCAGCGCTATGTCGACGCCCCCGCGCACAGGGAGATCGCCGGATACATCCGCACGGTCGTCCGTGGGCGTTCGGCGGTCGATTTCGAGCTCTGA
- a CDS encoding ArsR/SmtB family transcription factor produces MADIFDVIADPTRRDILRVLLDRNSDQSSPAGEISVSEIVARLELSQPTVSKHLKVLREAALVVVREEGQHRYYRIDPTPLEAVEDWVIPFTAADMDVSALSAQLAQETREFASTVGKVLADTRHRVERVTPKIWRRDER; encoded by the coding sequence ATGGCCGACATCTTCGACGTGATCGCCGACCCGACGCGGCGGGACATCCTGAGAGTGCTGCTCGACCGCAACTCGGATCAGTCGTCGCCCGCAGGCGAAATTTCGGTCTCGGAGATCGTGGCGCGGCTGGAACTCAGCCAGCCGACAGTGTCCAAGCATCTGAAGGTGCTGCGGGAAGCCGCGCTCGTCGTTGTGCGAGAGGAGGGCCAGCACCGCTACTACCGCATCGACCCGACGCCGCTGGAGGCTGTGGAGGACTGGGTCATCCCGTTCACTGCCGCCGATATGGATGTGTCCGCCCTTTCCGCGCAGCTCGCGCAGGAGACCCGCGAGTTCGCCAGCACGGTCGGGAAGGTGCTCGCCGACACCCGCCACCGCGTCGAACGGGTCACGCCCAAGATCTGGCGTCGCGACGAGCGCTGA
- a CDS encoding helix-turn-helix domain-containing protein, which yields MGHDAASSALSDVRFLTVAEVAEMMRVSRMTVYRLVHSGQLPAIRFGRSFRVPESAVTQALKQGVAVTA from the coding sequence ATGGGTCACGATGCCGCTTCGAGCGCGTTGAGCGATGTGCGCTTCCTGACGGTCGCCGAGGTCGCCGAGATGATGCGCGTCTCGCGGATGACCGTGTATCGGCTCGTGCATTCCGGGCAGCTGCCGGCCATCCGGTTCGGGCGTTCGTTCCGGGTGCCGGAGTCTGCTGTCACGCAGGCCCTCAAGCAGGGTGTCGCCGTCACCGCGTGA
- the proC gene encoding pyrroline-5-carboxylate reductase, with protein sequence MTDTQNLTLPTIAMLGAGSMGRAILSGLTAPGVTVTGGIRATNRSAASAEGLGDLPGVTAYATEADPDANRLAVAGTEIVVVAVKPGMVPGLLREIAPSLTPGAVVVSVAAGVTTATFESLLPESVAVVRSMPNTPAVVGRAVTGISAGTRSEPDDLALVRSLFETVGEVVDVPESQLDALGTISGSGPAYVFFLVEALTAAALEKGFTPEQARTLVNGTFLGAADLLVASGEDPADLRRRVTSPGGTTERAIGVLAAADLPALFARATDAALARSRELAAT encoded by the coding sequence ATGACCGACACGCAAAACCTCACCCTGCCGACCATCGCCATGCTTGGCGCCGGGTCGATGGGCCGGGCCATCCTGTCCGGCCTCACCGCTCCCGGCGTGACCGTGACCGGCGGCATCCGTGCGACCAATCGCTCTGCTGCCAGCGCCGAAGGGTTGGGCGACCTGCCCGGCGTCACCGCGTACGCCACTGAGGCCGACCCGGACGCCAACCGTCTGGCCGTGGCCGGCACTGAGATCGTGGTCGTGGCCGTCAAACCCGGGATGGTCCCCGGTCTGCTGCGCGAGATCGCCCCTTCGCTCACTCCCGGGGCCGTCGTGGTGAGCGTCGCCGCCGGTGTGACCACCGCGACATTCGAGTCCCTCCTGCCGGAGTCCGTGGCTGTCGTGCGGTCGATGCCGAACACCCCCGCCGTCGTCGGCAGGGCCGTCACCGGTATCAGCGCCGGCACCCGTTCGGAACCCGATGACCTCGCCCTCGTCCGCTCCCTCTTCGAGACCGTCGGCGAGGTGGTCGACGTCCCCGAGTCGCAGCTCGACGCTCTCGGCACCATCTCCGGCTCCGGGCCCGCCTATGTCTTCTTCCTCGTCGAGGCCCTCACCGCCGCCGCCCTCGAGAAAGGCTTCACACCCGAGCAGGCGCGCACCCTTGTTAACGGCACCTTTCTCGGCGCCGCTGACCTCCTCGTCGCCTCGGGCGAAGACCCCGCCGACCTCCGCCGCCGCGTCACCAGTCCCGGCGGCACCACCGAGCGCGCCATCGGGGTCCTCGCCGCCGCTGACCTCCCCGCCCTCTTCGCCCGCGCCACCGACGCCGCCCTCGCCCGCTCCCGCGAACTTGCCGCCACCTGA
- a CDS encoding TrkH family potassium uptake protein, with product MRTTRAVRLGTITPVGRVRAAVNGFAQRSPSRFAILVFAALILVFTLLFSLPISSASGHVTGLADSLFTAISVICVTGLSTVDMATHWSVFGHLLVYLGVQIGAVGVLTMASILGLVISRRLGLRAKLIAASDSNPLRMHSGPVAEGQAVLLGDVGKLLRTVAISMIVIEGLVAVLLFPRMLIAGVNVGTALWESVYYSAMAFTNTGFAPNAEGLTPFVNDFWFLGALMIGVFLGAIGFPVILAIASNLRRRRRRWSIHVKLTLLMSVILLVVGAVLYIVLEHDNAKTFGGLDAGHTVFQSFFLSTMARSGGFSTIDIDDLHGSSLLVTDMLMFIGGGSASTAGGIKVTTLAVLFLAAVAEARGVEPMDAFRRRIPVDVLRLAVAVALWGATIVAVSAVLILQITKAPLDHVLFDVISAFATCGLSTGLTEKLPDAGVYVMAATMFCGRVGTVTLAAALAQSQRKQLYQNPEERTLVG from the coding sequence ATGCGCACCACGCGGGCGGTCCGGCTAGGAACCATCACGCCCGTGGGGCGGGTGCGCGCGGCAGTCAACGGGTTCGCACAGCGCAGCCCGTCCCGCTTCGCCATCCTGGTGTTCGCCGCGCTCATCCTGGTGTTCACACTGCTCTTCTCGCTGCCGATCTCCTCGGCGAGCGGGCACGTCACCGGACTGGCCGACTCGCTGTTCACAGCGATCTCGGTCATCTGCGTCACGGGGCTCTCCACCGTGGACATGGCGACGCACTGGTCGGTGTTCGGGCATCTGCTGGTCTATCTCGGCGTGCAGATCGGCGCGGTCGGCGTGCTGACGATGGCGAGCATTCTGGGGCTCGTCATCTCACGTCGGCTGGGGCTGCGCGCCAAGCTGATAGCAGCGAGCGACAGCAACCCTCTGCGTATGCACTCCGGGCCGGTGGCCGAGGGGCAGGCGGTGCTGCTCGGCGACGTCGGCAAGCTCCTTCGGACCGTCGCGATCAGCATGATCGTCATCGAGGGGCTCGTCGCCGTACTGCTCTTCCCGCGGATGCTGATCGCGGGAGTGAACGTCGGCACAGCCCTCTGGGAGAGCGTCTACTACTCGGCGATGGCGTTCACGAACACCGGCTTCGCACCGAACGCCGAGGGGCTGACGCCGTTCGTGAACGACTTCTGGTTCCTCGGCGCTCTGATGATCGGCGTGTTCCTCGGAGCCATCGGGTTCCCCGTCATCCTGGCCATCGCGTCCAATCTGCGACGCAGGCGGCGGCGGTGGTCCATCCATGTCAAGCTGACGCTGCTCATGTCGGTCATCCTGCTGGTCGTGGGCGCGGTGCTGTACATCGTGCTCGAACACGACAACGCTAAGACGTTCGGCGGCTTGGATGCCGGGCACACGGTTTTCCAGTCCTTCTTCCTGTCCACGATGGCGCGATCGGGTGGGTTCTCGACCATCGACATCGACGACCTGCACGGCTCCAGCCTGCTGGTGACCGACATGCTGATGTTCATCGGCGGCGGATCGGCCTCCACCGCCGGCGGCATCAAGGTGACGACGCTCGCGGTGCTCTTCCTCGCGGCCGTCGCGGAAGCGCGCGGGGTGGAGCCGATGGATGCGTTCCGACGACGCATCCCCGTGGACGTGCTGCGACTGGCGGTGGCGGTGGCGCTCTGGGGGGCGACGATCGTGGCGGTGTCCGCCGTCCTGATCTTGCAGATCACCAAAGCGCCGCTCGACCATGTGCTCTTCGACGTCATCTCGGCGTTCGCGACCTGCGGCCTGTCCACCGGCCTCACCGAGAAGCTGCCCGACGCGGGCGTCTACGTCATGGCCGCCACGATGTTCTGCGGTCGCGTTGGTACAGTGACACTCGCCGCGGCGCTGGCCCAGAGCCAGCGCAAGCAGCTCTACCAGAACCCCGAGGAGAGGACGCTCGTTGGTTGA
- a CDS encoding nucleoside deaminase codes for MRRALADAARAAATGDVPVAALVVDAGERVIGTGRNERELLRDPTAHAEVLALREAASSRADWNLEGCTLVVTLEPCAMCAGAILGARVTTVVFGAWDEKAGAAGSLYDILRDRRLPARSEVYAGVLAEECRALLLAFFEAKR; via the coding sequence ATGCGGCGCGCCCTCGCCGACGCAGCCCGCGCTGCCGCGACCGGCGACGTGCCCGTGGCCGCCCTCGTGGTGGATGCCGGTGAGCGGGTCATCGGAACGGGACGCAACGAGCGCGAACTGCTCCGCGACCCGACCGCGCACGCGGAAGTGCTCGCCCTGCGCGAGGCGGCATCCTCCCGCGCGGACTGGAATCTGGAAGGGTGTACGCTCGTCGTCACCCTCGAGCCCTGCGCGATGTGCGCGGGCGCCATCCTGGGGGCACGCGTCACGACGGTGGTGTTCGGGGCGTGGGACGAGAAAGCGGGGGCGGCGGGGTCGCTGTACGACATCCTGCGCGACCGCCGGCTGCCCGCCCGGTCCGAGGTCTACGCGGGGGTGCTGGCGGAGGAGTGCCGTGCGCTGCTGCTGGCCTTCTTCGAGGCCAAGCGCTGA
- a CDS encoding cation diffusion facilitator family transporter, with product MSASGGTRAIVAAFAANLGIALTKLIAWLFSGSSSMLAEGVHSIADCGNQLLLLLGGRRAKKKADRKHPFGYGRERYVYAFVVSIVLFSAGGVFSLYEGVEKLTHRHSLENSWLPLLVLLIAIGLESFSLRRAIHESRPHKQSISWLQFIRRAKAPELPVVLLEDVAALAGLLFALIGISLSVLTGDAVWDAIGTLLIGTLLIVVALVLGFETKSLLVGEGASDSDAAAIERAVLSGGEVERIIHMKTLYLGPDELLFGAKVAMSGESRLADVSAAIDAVERRIREVVPAARVIYVEPDVWVDPNERNPPTDAIVIKGLE from the coding sequence ATGAGCGCATCAGGTGGCACCAGGGCGATCGTCGCGGCCTTCGCCGCCAACCTCGGCATCGCCCTGACGAAGCTCATCGCCTGGCTCTTCTCCGGCTCCTCCTCGATGCTCGCCGAAGGCGTCCACTCGATCGCGGACTGCGGCAACCAGCTGCTCCTGCTGCTCGGCGGCCGGCGGGCCAAGAAGAAGGCGGACCGGAAGCATCCGTTCGGCTATGGCCGGGAGCGCTACGTCTACGCTTTCGTCGTCTCCATCGTCCTGTTCTCCGCCGGTGGGGTGTTCTCGCTCTACGAGGGCGTCGAGAAGCTCACGCACCGGCACTCTCTTGAGAACTCCTGGCTGCCGCTGCTCGTGCTGCTGATCGCGATCGGGCTGGAGTCGTTCTCGCTGCGCAGGGCGATCCACGAGTCGCGACCGCACAAGCAGAGCATATCGTGGCTGCAGTTCATCCGGCGCGCCAAGGCTCCCGAGCTGCCCGTCGTGCTGCTCGAGGACGTCGCCGCGCTCGCGGGTCTGCTGTTCGCGCTGATCGGGATCAGCCTCAGCGTCCTGACGGGCGACGCCGTGTGGGATGCGATCGGCACGCTCCTCATCGGCACGCTGCTGATCGTCGTCGCCCTCGTCCTGGGCTTCGAGACGAAGAGCCTGCTGGTCGGCGAGGGCGCGTCGGACTCGGATGCCGCCGCGATCGAGCGGGCTGTGCTCAGCGGCGGCGAGGTCGAGCGCATCATCCACATGAAAACGCTCTACCTCGGGCCCGACGAACTGCTCTTCGGGGCGAAGGTCGCGATGTCCGGCGAGAGCCGCCTCGCGGACGTCTCGGCGGCGATCGACGCGGTCGAACGGCGGATCCGCGAGGTTGTTCCCGCGGCCCGCGTGATCTACGTCGAACCGGACGTCTGGGTCGACCCGAACGAACGGAATCCCCCCACCGACGCGATCGTCATCAAAGGACTGGAGTGA
- a CDS encoding isochorismate synthase has product MNAHGTPRRATGVTVLSVETTPLDDVHQLIPFLDSRRPLVWLRNGEGMAGIGEALRLEFSGADRIREASATWRATVDAAIVTDSVRTPGTGLVAFGAFAFADDSAATSTLIVPDFIVGRRDGRSWVTRISPIRAEKAAEAGRTAEPGKGNPAATAIPRPTAFGDKCRVNFLPGSLSEDGYREAVATAVDRIRKHGLAKAVLARDLSAHLPLGSDARRALAELALGYPDCWTFAVDGLIGSSPETLVRVHHGTVTARVLAGTMSRGQDAAADREAADALAASAKDQDEHRFAVASVIGALRPHSADLAASDRPFTLKLPNLWHLATDVAGTLSDGSSSLGLADALHPTAAVAGTPTRDAVALIRELEPFDRGRYAGPVGWVGGDGDGEWAIALRCAQLGENGDLTAYAGAGIVADSDPDRELAETAIKFRPIVEAFG; this is encoded by the coding sequence GTGAATGCACACGGGACCCCCCGACGGGCGACGGGCGTGACGGTTCTCTCGGTCGAGACCACACCGCTCGACGACGTCCACCAGCTGATCCCGTTCCTCGACTCCCGCCGGCCGCTGGTCTGGCTCCGCAACGGTGAAGGGATGGCGGGGATCGGTGAGGCGCTACGGCTCGAATTCTCGGGCGCGGACCGCATCCGGGAAGCATCGGCGACGTGGCGCGCGACGGTGGACGCCGCCATCGTGACCGACAGCGTGCGGACTCCGGGCACCGGTCTGGTCGCTTTCGGGGCGTTCGCGTTCGCCGACGACAGCGCGGCCACAAGCACCCTGATCGTGCCAGATTTCATCGTCGGACGCCGCGACGGCCGCAGCTGGGTGACACGCATCAGCCCGATCCGCGCCGAAAAGGCCGCCGAAGCGGGAAGAACCGCCGAACCCGGGAAAGGGAACCCCGCCGCGACCGCGATACCCCGGCCCACCGCCTTCGGCGACAAGTGTCGCGTGAACTTCCTCCCCGGCTCGCTCAGCGAAGACGGCTACCGCGAGGCCGTGGCGACCGCCGTGGACCGTATCCGGAAGCACGGGCTCGCGAAGGCCGTCCTCGCCCGCGATCTCTCGGCACACCTGCCGCTCGGATCCGATGCCAGACGGGCGTTGGCCGAACTCGCGCTCGGATACCCCGACTGCTGGACGTTCGCGGTGGACGGATTGATCGGCTCCTCTCCGGAGACACTGGTGCGCGTCCACCACGGCACGGTGACCGCTCGCGTCCTCGCAGGCACGATGTCCCGGGGCCAGGATGCCGCAGCCGACCGGGAGGCGGCCGACGCACTCGCGGCCTCCGCGAAGGATCAGGACGAGCACCGCTTCGCCGTCGCGAGCGTCATCGGGGCACTCCGCCCGCACAGCGCCGACCTTGCGGCCAGCGACCGCCCCTTCACGCTCAAACTACCGAACCTCTGGCATCTCGCCACCGACGTGGCCGGGACCCTCAGCGACGGTTCTAGCTCCCTCGGCCTCGCCGACGCTCTGCACCCGACCGCTGCGGTGGCGGGGACGCCGACGAGGGATGCCGTGGCGCTCATCCGCGAGCTCGAACCGTTCGACCGAGGCCGCTACGCCGGCCCGGTCGGCTGGGTCGGCGGAGACGGCGACGGCGAGTGGGCCATCGCCCTGCGCTGCGCCCAGCTCGGGGAGAACGGCGACCTGACAGCCTACGCCGGCGCCGGGATCGTCGCCGACTCCGACCCCGATCGCGAACTGGCGGAGACGGCCATCAAATTCCGGCCGATCGTGGAGGCATTCGGCTGA
- a CDS encoding GntR family transcriptional regulator — MPVPITEAVSPRRLIRDEVFERLLDAIVGGDLTPGEQLYDAEIEKWVGVSRTPVREALNQLAAMGLVEILPQKRTRVTPINPARLRGLIETTGTLLSGVARDATAFLTDADKQKLRDFQERISGGTDRLDRDRALTESFINVFVRRLDNKTIARLANRHLPEVRRALIVAPSSEAFEKAQPFVEPIVDAAIAGDGKTVAQGVADYWNKGLITVVDEFEAVERNS, encoded by the coding sequence ATGCCTGTACCCATTACCGAAGCCGTCAGTCCCCGACGGCTCATCAGAGACGAAGTCTTCGAACGGCTTCTTGACGCCATCGTCGGTGGGGACCTCACGCCCGGCGAACAACTGTACGACGCTGAGATCGAAAAGTGGGTGGGTGTCTCCCGAACACCCGTCCGCGAAGCGCTCAACCAGCTCGCCGCTATGGGCCTCGTGGAGATCCTGCCGCAGAAACGAACCAGAGTCACCCCGATCAACCCGGCACGCCTGCGCGGCCTGATTGAGACTACCGGAACTCTGCTGAGCGGTGTGGCGCGGGATGCGACCGCCTTCCTGACCGACGCCGACAAACAGAAGCTGCGCGATTTTCAGGAGCGCATCTCCGGCGGCACGGACAGACTCGACCGCGACCGGGCGCTCACGGAGTCGTTCATCAACGTCTTCGTCCGGCGCCTGGACAACAAGACGATCGCCCGCCTGGCCAATCGCCACCTCCCCGAGGTCCGCCGAGCGCTCATCGTCGCGCCGTCGTCCGAGGCGTTCGAGAAGGCGCAGCCCTTCGTGGAACCGATCGTGGACGCGGCCATCGCCGGCGACGGAAAGACGGTCGCGCAGGGCGTAGCCGATTACTGGAACAAGGGGCTCATCACCGTCGTGGACGAATTCGAAGCAGTGGAGAGGAACAGCTGA
- a CDS encoding winged helix-turn-helix domain-containing protein encodes MSLATLDTLRPTAQPAAAAPAPRIRAVPEGTEARGFVLYVGIDELKAASAGTDLGRIVEALKQLTAELAPESETYAAVALAPAGAGGRDVDVVRLALQDPSAIAKHRHTRAADEDEDEDRASSGVVIDISRKRLVLDNQAVALTYKEFELLQYLVLRKGRTIERAELISSLWAAADEDEVPNERTIDVHIRRLRSKLGRYEDIVRTVRGVGYRFDRRADVSIRHASAPSPDLF; translated from the coding sequence ATGTCTCTCGCCACCCTCGACACTCTCCGACCCACCGCACAGCCCGCCGCTGCCGCCCCCGCCCCGCGCATCCGCGCCGTGCCGGAGGGCACCGAGGCCCGCGGCTTCGTCCTCTACGTCGGCATCGACGAGCTGAAGGCCGCTTCCGCCGGCACCGACCTCGGCCGCATCGTGGAGGCGCTGAAGCAGCTGACCGCGGAACTGGCGCCCGAGTCCGAGACCTACGCCGCCGTCGCCCTGGCCCCGGCCGGCGCAGGCGGGCGCGATGTGGATGTCGTGCGCCTCGCCCTGCAGGACCCATCCGCCATCGCCAAGCACCGCCACACCAGAGCGGCGGACGAGGACGAGGACGAGGACCGCGCTTCCTCCGGTGTGGTCATCGACATCTCCCGCAAGCGCCTGGTCCTCGACAACCAGGCGGTCGCGCTCACATACAAGGAGTTCGAGCTACTGCAGTACTTGGTCCTGCGCAAGGGCCGCACGATCGAGCGCGCGGAGCTCATCTCCTCGCTCTGGGCCGCCGCCGACGAGGACGAGGTGCCCAACGAACGCACCATCGACGTCCACATCCGTCGGCTGCGCTCAAAGCTCGGCCGCTACGAGGACATCGTGCGCACCGTGCGCGGGGTGGGCTACCGCTTCGACCGGCGCGCGGACGTCTCCATCCGCCACGCGAGCGCGCCGTCGCCCGACCTCTTCTAG
- a CDS encoding potassium channel family protein, with protein MVDRIKHNAPVLVIGLGRFGAATAGQLDRLNREVLAIDTDPSLVQKWADRVTHTVQADARSIETLRQIGAEDFSIAVVAVGSSIEASVLITANLVDLRIPQIWAKAISQSHGKILERIGANHVIYPEAEAGERVAHLVSGRMLDFIEFDDDFALVKMYPPKPIRGLNLTESGVRTKHNITVVGVKSPGKPFTYATADTVVSNHDLIIVSGASADIERFAALDA; from the coding sequence TTGGTTGACCGTATCAAGCACAACGCCCCCGTCCTGGTGATCGGGCTCGGCCGCTTCGGGGCGGCCACAGCCGGTCAGCTGGACCGGCTGAACCGCGAAGTCCTCGCGATCGACACCGATCCCAGCCTCGTGCAGAAGTGGGCGGACCGCGTGACGCACACCGTCCAGGCGGATGCGCGCTCGATCGAGACGCTGCGGCAGATTGGTGCGGAAGACTTCTCCATCGCGGTCGTCGCTGTCGGTTCGTCCATCGAGGCGAGCGTGCTCATCACCGCGAACTTGGTCGACCTACGCATCCCCCAGATCTGGGCCAAGGCGATCTCGCAGTCGCACGGCAAGATCCTCGAGCGCATCGGCGCCAACCACGTCATCTATCCGGAGGCGGAAGCCGGCGAGCGGGTCGCGCACCTCGTCTCCGGACGGATGCTCGACTTCATCGAGTTCGACGACGACTTCGCGCTCGTGAAGATGTACCCACCGAAGCCCATCCGCGGCCTGAACCTCACCGAGTCGGGCGTGCGCACCAAGCACAACATCACGGTCGTCGGGGTGAAATCCCCCGGCAAGCCATTCACCTACGCCACGGCCGACACCGTTGTCTCCAACCACGACCTCATCATCGTCTCCGGCGCCTCCGCCGACATCGAACGCTTCGCCGCCCTCGACGCCTAG
- a CDS encoding 30S ribosomal protein bS22, translated as MGSVIKKRRKRMAKKKHRKLLRKTRHQRRNKK; from the coding sequence GTGGGTTCCGTTATCAAGAAGCGTCGCAAGCGTATGGCGAAGAAGAAGCACCGCAAGCTTCTGCGCAAGACGCGCCACCAGCGTCGCAACAAGAAGTAG